The Scylla paramamosain isolate STU-SP2022 chromosome 20, ASM3559412v1, whole genome shotgun sequence nucleotide sequence CACGATAACTTCCAGTAAATCAAAGGAAATTGCCACTaaaccatgaaaatacccttgcaAAACTCGTCACCTCACTAATCATAATTTCAATCACTAAAgtcacgaaaacatccttggaaaaCCAAATAACTTTAGCTCGGGTttgttaaaagtagtggaggtattttcttttcttcccttttgttgcCTCAGCCCGGTGTCCctctgatatgaaaaaaaaaaacaacaagacaTTGAAGCGTTCGAGATAGCGAGAAAGTTACGAAGCTTCAGCAGACGTGAACTAATGCCTGGCTCTAGCCGCGTCGCTCTCTCTACCTCCGTCTGCCGCCCAGGTAAGGTCAGTGTTGTtttgtgattattctgtttGCTAGTGGATAATGGTGTGTTcttggtggttgtgttgtgttgtggtgggctTGATGTATCTGCAAGAGCTGGGTGATGGCgaggaaaggtgaaaatgaaAGTATAATGAATCCAGCTTTATTGGTGCTCCGTGTTTGATGTTCCTGTCCCTCATTTGTCGCGTTGACAGTCGACAGGTGCGTGACAATCTCCTAGCGTCATACTGTAACGCTCTGCTGATTCAGGACATGTCAGGTCTCTCCGGGGTTGAagtggcagcagcaggaacatgaACACCCAACACTGAGTACAAAGTTATCCTGTGTTCAGTGTAATTACCTTCAGATCATTCACTTTCCCTCGCCCTCCTTGCCCTGCTCTTCAGTGACATGACACTCCCACGACACACGGAGCCACTACCAGGTGACCTGTAATCTTTTAACGAGGTGTAATATTTTAATGGTGTAATCTTTTAACTTGTAACGGCTCGTTTATTGTAATGAGCATTTGGAGTTATAGAAAGCTCAGTATTGAGGTGTTTGTATTGGTCCTTGTGTAACTGATTGGTATTCAGGCGTCTTGCATTTTCGTCATTTTGGATTTAGGTTAGCGtaaaattaatatttttgtacaAATGTGTCGAGTGACGACCTAGTTTGTTTGCGTCGCTTAATTGAAGTCTTTACTGTCTGTactcattgatttatttactaattGATTGTGCTAAGAGTATTTACTGTTAGGTCATCCCAGCCACGTGCCGCCGCCTCGCTCCGCTGCTTCACAAGGCGCTCCACGCGTGCCACAGCCAGCCGGCGCTCCCTATTGGCGGCCTGAAGACCCACGCACCCCAGCAACAAGGTGAAGGCTGTGCTCTGGCAGGTCGCTCCAGCTTGCCATCATAGGTGCTAGCCTGCCCTGAGCGCCCTCCTCTCTGCTTGTGACGCGCCGGGGGTGTCTGGCTGGGTGAGTGGCTCAATTCAAACAGTTTCAATTGAACGTTGTTCTCGGTTAAGAACTTTTTTAAATCGTTTAATTCTGATGTTTGGTTATCAAATAGTAAAAATCCGTCTTTTTAAATTGGTTTATTTCCAGTTCAAATCCACCTCGTCTGTCCTGCACAGATGAGTGGTGACGCTGCAGTGACCTCGCAGACTGGCGGCGGCACTCCCCTGCAATACGTCCCCTGCATTGCTGTAACAAAGCAGCCGTGTGAGCGACTCGTGGGCTGGGGCGCCGCCGGTTAATGATGTACGAGAGGCTCccaaatatatattatttttagttaatttttttttttaaataaaaaaaatagttaatataaaaaagtttttaatataaaaaaaatatatgtatagttTTTATTTAATAAAAACTAAGTTTGCTCATAtctgaaaatggtcgtggtgttTCTCCGGAGAGTCTTCGAGGTATTTTGTAAGCGAAACGAGTAACTGCACGTTTTGAGTAAAAATGGTGTTGTTGAAAAGTTTAAGCTTCCACACTCTGGCACTCGCCAACCTCTCTATCCACTCCCCACAGCTGGCATCGTATTCACATCCAGGAAAGGGAAACGAACactattattgtattttgtatatatgcATAAGGAACATTattgcattttatatatatatgcataaagATAATTATTGCATAATATATCTAATTTCACACAATTATAGCCTCCTATCTACATAATGTACAGGCCCCCTATGCAGGGTGAGAGGAACTAAGGGGGGCGGGAATGGACGCGAAAACCAAGATGCCTTGATGTTGATGGGTTTATCGCAGGCGATGAGGTGaagcagaggcagcagcagggcGGAGGCGAGGCCAGCTCCGGCAACACCGCCCTTGAGATCCCACGGGGTGTTGGCTGCAAAAGAAAAAACCTGATAAGAAACCTCTGCAAAGGGATTGGGGATATGTTCTGCAAAGGAACATTTGAGATGCCTAAAGGAAACCTCTGCAAAGGGATTGGGGATATGTTCTGCAAAAGAACATTTGAGATACCAAAAGGAAACCTCTGCAAAGGGATTGGGGATGTGCTCTGCAAAGGAACATTTGAGATGCCTAAAGGAAACAAACGCTGAGCAAACAGCCTAAACCTCTGAACTAAATACCCAACCACCACCCATATCCCCTGCCACcaccctcctactttccctccctttcatttcctttttcctttttctccttcccttccattttcttgcccttcctccccccaactGCCatactcacctcccctcccctcccctttccagtGCTCCCATCTACCCTTACACCTtgtactctcctctcccttcccatccccaaGACTCGCTCTTATACTCCTCCAGCagtgtctcctcctccaggctccCGCAGGTCCTGTAGGGCAGCTTCTTGGGGCGGTCCGGGTCAGGACACGcccctgatgatgatggtgggggGGTCCAGATTGCGGCCAGCCAGCACGCGGGATAAGTCCAGCTCAAGACGACCTGCGCTGGGGCCTGCgtcaggagaggagaaaggtgaggggaaggcgtgtgtgagggtgtatgggaggggaaggtgtgtgtgaggaggtatgggaggaaggaaaatgagtaaaCTAAATGAAAGGAAACTTTATTAATGTGATGCAATTatgaagtaaaaggaggagagaagttgatgagatgatgatgagaggaagagatggaatgaGGGGAGACTGAGAATAGCGACACAAATGAGGACTCAGCGTGACCGATGAGATGAAACAAGGAGAgggacaaaagaggaagaaagacttaAATATGACTGATAAGGAGaggtatgaaagagagaaaaaaaatagacgaaaggAAGTGATTggatgagaaatgagagaaaggaaacgatagacgaagggagatagaaatgagaaacatgaaaaaggaaaagaaaaaaataggctaAAAGGCTGaaatgagaaacaaatgaatgagggaaaagtaaaatataaaagaatgaattatcggaatatataaaaaaaggaatattgaaaGAAGATAATCAAAGAAAACTGACCAATAAACGAACTGAAGGActgactaaagaaaacaaaaatctcttattccctccctccactaccccacccactcactcacccatgaAGTGCACCACGAAGGTCACGCACTGCTGGTCACTGGACAAGGTCACCGTCTGGAGATCAGCTGCTAGGAACCACTTGGACGCCCCTAACACCTCGCGCATGTCCATCATGAAGGtaggcctggaggaggaggaggaggaaaaggtaaatgAAAGGGAATAAGGTGGAAGAGGATCTATCTGTGTCTCCCACCTTATCTagcttatctatctatacatctatctatctattatctgTCTACCACCTTACCTAGCTAACATCAGTATtgctgtaactctctctctctctctctctctctctctctctctctctctctctctctctctctctctctctctcttttaatccttctttctctcttttcctttcactgttttcctcatttccttccttctctctatgaAGTATGGATTCCACGTGTAACCCGCCGTACACACCTGGACTGGAAGAATTTCACACCTGCGTCCACACCTACAGGGTTTACGTACACGGACCAATTGTGCTGCCGCGTCTGGACACGTGCACAGACTCAATGCGTACATGATTGTTTCGTCAAAACCGCTGGGTAGAGAAGGTCGAACGTTGCATTCAACTTATTTTACTAAGTCGATCCAACCTGAGAACAATTACCTAACTAACACAACATCACAGAGCATAACACCACAAATTCAAAGTATCCAAACTCATACAATGCTAAATGTTCAGCCATCAAACTAGAAAGTTCACAAAAATTATCTAACCTAAACAAATATTCACTTATAATATTGACCAAGCTGCGGTAAATAGCCCACAGTCCTGGGCACATCACACAGGCATGGTACACAGCTTCCCCGCAAGCTCAGCGCCTGGCACAAcgtgttaacacacacacacacacacacacgcagcagaCCACCCACAGCTGCGAACAACAATCAAACAAATTTTCACGGAACGGCTGGAGCAATACCAAACACGTATCCGCATCTGCCGTATGGAACAAAACAATACAACCTACAAATCACGTGTCTGTATTGCACCTGTACACAAAGCTCCACTTTACATGACATACCAAGGAACAGCAGGGAACCAACATGGGCCATGTCACACGGccgccacaccacacacgcCCTGTCGGAAGCAGCCACCACAGACAACTGACCTGCGTGGCGGCTGCTGGGTGCTGGCTGCTGGCGCCGGGGTGAagtaagaaacaaacaaaacgcgACATGCGCACTGCAAACAGTAATATCAACAAAAAGTAATCAAAAGTAAGTAACAATAATACACAAACTAAATTTCGTGATATTTTTACGAAACAGTGATCAAACACGTACacgcacatacgtacacataAACGTACgtattttgtttcattgaataagaaaataaaataaatagctgGATAAATGGATAATATGAAGGATAACAAACACTGAATGAAAGtacaaggaaataagaaaaaaaaaatgcgaggaTAAGAAAGTGGAAACATGAACGTAAATTTGAGGTGATAGAGAGGGAAGTGAATTGTGAAAGGCGACATGAATAAGGTGACGAAGTTCAATAAAGGAGGTAACAAGAGAGGtaacagaaaattaaagaaaagataaataacaaaaaaagaagagaaaaaaatggttaaaatagaaacaaaacataacaaaaatataatcgaaaaataacaaagacatCCCccttaataaaagaaagaaagaaagagagtaaaaaaagttatcaaaacacagaaaaaaaaagaaaaaaaaagaaaaactcgtgAAAACAAGCAAGGCGTTCCACTCACCACTTTTCTGTTGTTCCTGCCGGGGTGTTTCAAGTTCACCTCCATGAAAGTCTCCCCAActgacgctgtgtgtgtgtgtgtgtgtgtgtgtgtgtgtgtggaaggtgaaaggatgcgttgttattattgctattgttctttatatcgttgttgctgttgttgcttcttctgctgctgctactaatacaataataataataataataataataataataataataataataataataataattctctctctctctctctctctctctctctctctctctctctctctctctctctctctctctcgttttatctcctcttttcgtcttccttcttctctttctactactagcactactactactactactactactactactactactactactactactactaccaccaccactacacaaaTACAATTGTAAGTATTGCTtaataccaccactatcaccaccactactaccactactaatactgctgctgctgctgctgctgctgctgctgctggcaccTCTCTGCTAATAGTGCTAATACCACAaccacttcccctctctcctattGCCACAGATTTCAGAGCGCTAGGCAGGCattccgactctctctctctctctctctctctctctctctctctctctctctctctctgtgtatttaGTATTCGCATTTTCTTCTATATTGTTTTAAgtcttccttcttgttattcttattctcctcctccttttccttctcttatttgattacacacttttctatttctttcgtaattttccttctcctcctcctcctcttccccattcccttcctcttcctgttcctcctcttcttcttcccttctcttgttccatctcttctccctttcctccatagTTAATTCTTTTCGAtgcttttttcttatctttcttccttccctccttccttatttccttccttccttccttccttcttttattacttcctttctttctttctttctttctttcttcctttctctccggCGAAATTTAACCTCATTGTTGCAGCGTTAAagtcagtactctctctctctctccctctctctctctctctctgtgcttcaTCTCCATAGAAATCACCGTTAAGTGCGAACATAAAGATTTGGGGAATTAAAACACAATTAAGTAAGACTCGGGAATCTTCTTATCTTAACTTTTCACTTAATccccaaatgagagagagagagagagagagagagagagagagagagagagagagagagagagagagagagagagagagattagatagaTTAGCAAACGAATTAACttatatacaaacagacagacagacagacagacgggcagacaaacagaaagacaaaggacaggtgatgaacaggaaggaaacaaaaatagaaaggaagaaacaattaagagaacaagaagagaagacagataaaaaaacaaaaaaaaaacagacaagcaaaGGAAAAACCTGAGAGACATGTACACAccgaatgacagacagacagacagacagacagacagacagacagacagattaagaCTTGCAGCATAAATGAATAACGCACgtcaaaataaagcaaataaagaagGTAAACTATCTCACTTCAGgatggaaattaaagaaaaactctctctctctctctctctctctctctctctctctctctctctctctctctctctctctctctctctctctctctctctctctctctttttgtacaCCAATCAATACATAGTTAAAGAGAAtgttacaaaatatttttacatataatGTATCACTTTACAGGTTAAAGGgaacatttttagtgtttcctaTCTAAAAGCCTAACTCTAAATGTTACTAACAATTGTTACTCTGGTGCTTATGGCAACCAGACGTTCACACATTCCTTGAATTGCTGCAGATTCATTTTACTGAAGTCTATCTGTGCAGCAATTAAGGTGTTCCATAGTTCACTATAATGATGGACGTACTGGCGTTGATGGTGCCAAGTACGGCATCGACACTGAAATAATTCAGCAGGCATTAAAGTGACAGCCCGGGTGGTCACTTGTGCCCGCCGCAGGGGCTGGCGGAGAGCTTGGAGATGCGGGATTCgctgttgttgtattt carries:
- the LOC135110716 gene encoding uncharacterized protein LOC135110716, encoding MSWLLDDKGLEILYKAQVRSYPEDSCLVWGGAASRHLSLLDRVQARAVRFIKDSGGRNKPKLHSLQHRRDVAGLAVMYKIQQQRIPHLQALRQPLRRAQVTTRAVTLMPAELFQCRCRTWHHQRQYVHHYSELWNTLIAAQIDFSKMNLQQFKECVNVWLP